From the Ruminiclostridium josui JCM 17888 genome, one window contains:
- a CDS encoding non-ribosomal peptide synthetase, producing the protein MRSLLPLTHPQKRIWYMEKIYPGTSLYNIGGPVHIKGNVDFELLEKSINIFIKRNDGLRLRITSNEGEPMQYLTDYEETKINFFDFTSYDKPEKEFQKWVDTEARTPFILEDNCLFYFALFRITEKDTGYFVRFHHIISDGWSMNIMTQQICDIYVKLVNGEEVAEANEFSYLQYIDNERKYIESDRFIKNKLFWSEQLKDLPDAFLNKSSDCIEGERKTYELSEKISNKIKEYCSVKKFSLNTFFVSLFLIYLHKTYQQDDIIIGTPVLNRSGSKEKKMIGMFTTTMMFRFQVDSNEEISEMFKKVTSHLMNCYFNQKYPYDILFKDFELKKKGYDNLFNTCVNYYNTRLNNEINGLPIENTEFYNGNQIYSLQLVIKDWSDTGRLKLDFDYKVKDYTPKQIERIYTQLMYLSDQILNGSCTTINQLRVISKADMNRILFEYNSSKSYYPKNTTIYRLFEEQAQKTPDNIAICYGDEKLTYRVLNEKANQLARYLIKKGVNREAIIGLITTHSIESVIGILGILKAGAAYLPIDPEYPEDRIKYMLDDCKISIILTNGDMAKELDYKGQVINLELAEIYTGETCNLDFLNEPDDLVYVIYTSGSTGKPKGTMVEHRGLVNYIWWAKQMYTRGEKEVFPFYSSLAFDLTVTSIFTPIICGGRIEVYSNDDDEYVLYRIMRENKSTVIKLTPSHLCLLKDIDNSGSSVKRFIVGGEDLKVKVAKEVYDSFNGDIEIYNEYGPTETVVGCMIHKYDPNADQGTSVPIGKPAHNVQIYLLDSKLEPVPPGATGEIFISGDGVSRGYINMPELTSERFIANPFIDGKSLYKTGDLGRFNDDNIIEYVGRADRQVKLRGYRIELGEIEKAILLHKYVKDAIVTIQEDKQKNKVLCAYIVEDKRISEEDIREFLMVSLPSYMIPQYIVWIDKIQLTSNGKIDFEMLPKPYFNSFNQEVKNIQVSGLEEIIYKVVSEVLELNSVGEEDNFYYLGGDSIKAIQIAAKLNNIGLKVRVKDILANPILKQVASLVKDHRNLNKSDNELCCGNLKLTPIVSWFFSREFINQNYYNQSVMLELKKQVGVKELESAIDQIIKYHDSLRLNYNPLTNELFYNNRHMESSSRIKVFDLSNLSHEEQCEKIVSIEEQIKSGFNIEKDLLINSCVFDLGPAGKKLLLTAHHLVVDGVSWRIILEDLENLLRAKEGNINFEFPQKTCSYKKWSEALIQFSESEAVQETEYWNSILEKNFSFPTDNITAVAYQGECIALSDVISEKDTKLLLSKANRAYNTETKDLLITALSLAINKYTGKNSIVIEVEGHGREEIFDEVDITRTVGWFTSIYPIAFEINGEELPQTIKNVKEQLRKVPNKGIGFGVLKYMSPQIQSNGKRFIRFNYLGDMTGISETEYFSISNGHISIDTATENQFTCLVEINAMVIDNCLKVTFIYNKEEFKKDSIKRFAELYMDSITKIIEHCSSKESVSFTPSDFETIDLLQDELDLLFL; encoded by the coding sequence ATGAGAAGTCTGTTGCCACTAACACACCCGCAAAAAAGAATATGGTATATGGAGAAAATTTATCCCGGAACATCACTATATAATATCGGAGGACCTGTACATATAAAGGGAAATGTTGATTTTGAATTACTTGAAAAATCCATAAATATATTCATAAAAAGAAACGATGGTTTGAGACTCAGAATTACTTCTAACGAAGGCGAACCCATGCAATACTTGACAGATTATGAAGAAACCAAAATAAATTTCTTTGATTTTACAAGCTATGATAAACCGGAAAAAGAATTTCAAAAATGGGTGGACACTGAAGCAAGGACACCTTTCATATTAGAAGACAACTGTCTTTTTTATTTTGCGTTGTTTAGAATTACTGAAAAGGATACAGGCTATTTTGTGAGATTTCATCATATTATATCCGATGGCTGGTCTATGAATATAATGACACAGCAAATATGTGATATATATGTTAAGCTGGTAAATGGTGAAGAGGTAGCTGAAGCCAATGAATTTTCTTATTTACAATATATAGACAATGAGAGAAAATACATTGAGTCCGATCGGTTTATAAAGAACAAGTTATTTTGGAGTGAGCAGTTAAAAGATTTGCCTGATGCATTTTTAAATAAGAGTTCTGATTGTATAGAAGGTGAAAGAAAGACATATGAACTTAGCGAGAAAATATCAAATAAAATAAAAGAATATTGTTCAGTAAAAAAGTTTTCTTTGAACACTTTTTTTGTTTCCTTATTCCTAATCTATTTACATAAAACTTATCAACAAGATGATATTATTATAGGAACTCCGGTACTAAACCGGTCTGGAAGCAAGGAAAAGAAAATGATCGGTATGTTCACTACTACTATGATGTTTAGATTTCAGGTAGATAGCAACGAAGAAATATCCGAAATGTTTAAAAAAGTAACATCTCATCTTATGAACTGTTATTTTAACCAGAAGTATCCCTATGACATACTGTTTAAGGACTTTGAATTAAAGAAAAAAGGGTATGACAATTTATTTAATACCTGTGTGAATTATTATAACACAAGGTTAAATAATGAAATTAACGGGTTGCCCATTGAAAACACAGAATTTTATAATGGAAATCAAATATACTCTCTACAATTGGTAATTAAAGACTGGTCAGATACGGGAAGACTGAAACTTGATTTTGATTATAAAGTAAAAGATTATACACCAAAGCAAATTGAACGTATTTATACGCAATTAATGTACTTATCAGACCAGATTTTGAATGGCTCTTGTACCACCATCAATCAGCTAAGAGTGATAAGCAAAGCCGATATGAATCGAATACTATTTGAATACAACTCCTCAAAAAGTTATTATCCTAAGAACACAACAATTTATCGACTTTTTGAAGAGCAGGCCCAAAAAACCCCTGACAATATAGCTATTTGCTATGGTGATGAGAAGCTGACATATAGAGTGCTAAATGAAAAAGCAAATCAGTTAGCCAGGTACCTTATTAAAAAAGGTGTAAATAGGGAAGCAATAATAGGACTGATAACCACTCACTCCATTGAGTCTGTCATAGGTATACTCGGAATATTAAAAGCAGGTGCGGCGTATCTGCCTATTGATCCTGAGTACCCGGAGGATAGAATCAAATATATGTTGGATGATTGCAAGATATCAATTATCCTTACAAATGGCGATATGGCAAAAGAACTTGATTATAAAGGTCAAGTTATTAATTTGGAATTAGCGGAAATATATACAGGAGAGACATGCAATCTTGATTTCTTAAATGAACCTGACGATTTAGTATATGTAATTTATACTTCAGGATCTACCGGAAAACCAAAAGGTACAATGGTAGAGCATCGTGGATTGGTCAATTATATCTGGTGGGCTAAACAGATGTATACAAGAGGTGAAAAGGAAGTATTCCCGTTCTATTCATCTTTAGCCTTTGATCTTACTGTTACATCTATTTTTACACCTATAATTTGCGGAGGTAGGATTGAAGTTTATAGCAATGATGATGATGAGTATGTTTTATACCGAATAATGAGGGAAAACAAATCGACAGTTATTAAGTTAACACCATCTCACTTATGTCTTTTGAAGGATATTGATAATTCAGGGAGTTCTGTGAAAAGATTTATTGTTGGTGGAGAGGACTTAAAAGTTAAAGTTGCAAAAGAGGTATATGACAGTTTTAACGGGGATATAGAAATATATAACGAATATGGTCCTACTGAGACGGTTGTCGGTTGTATGATTCATAAGTATGATCCCAATGCCGACCAAGGGACTTCGGTACCTATCGGTAAACCTGCACATAATGTTCAGATATATTTACTTGATAGCAAACTTGAGCCTGTACCCCCTGGAGCAACAGGCGAAATTTTTATTTCAGGTGATGGGGTTTCCAGAGGGTATATAAATATGCCTGAGCTTACCTCAGAAAGATTTATAGCTAATCCGTTTATAGATGGTAAGAGTCTGTACAAGACAGGGGATCTAGGGAGATTTAATGATGACAATATAATAGAATATGTAGGACGAGCAGATCGGCAGGTAAAGCTACGGGGGTATCGAATAGAACTTGGAGAAATAGAAAAAGCTATATTACTTCACAAATATGTTAAAGATGCCATTGTGACAATACAAGAGGATAAACAGAAAAATAAAGTTTTATGCGCATATATTGTTGAAGATAAAAGGATATCTGAAGAGGATATAAGGGAATTTCTTATGGTTAGCCTACCAAGCTATATGATACCCCAATACATTGTTTGGATAGACAAAATACAGTTGACATCAAATGGCAAAATAGATTTTGAAATGCTACCTAAACCTTATTTTAATAGTTTTAACCAAGAAGTGAAAAATATCCAAGTTAGCGGTTTAGAAGAGATTATATATAAAGTTGTAAGTGAGGTTCTAGAATTAAATTCAGTTGGAGAGGAAGATAATTTCTATTACCTTGGTGGTGACTCTATAAAGGCAATTCAAATTGCTGCAAAACTAAACAATATAGGATTGAAAGTAAGAGTAAAGGATATTTTGGCAAATCCAATTTTAAAACAAGTAGCTTCATTGGTGAAAGACCATAGAAACTTGAATAAGTCTGATAACGAATTATGCTGTGGAAATTTAAAATTAACTCCAATAGTTTCGTGGTTTTTTTCCAGAGAATTTATAAATCAAAACTATTATAATCAGTCAGTTATGCTTGAACTTAAGAAACAAGTAGGAGTGAAAGAACTTGAAAGTGCCATAGATCAAATTATTAAATATCATGATTCTTTAAGACTTAATTATAACCCTTTAACAAATGAACTCTTCTATAATAATCGACATATGGAATCATCTAGTAGGATAAAAGTATTTGATTTATCAAACCTTTCCCATGAGGAACAATGTGAAAAAATCGTAAGTATTGAAGAGCAAATCAAATCGGGTTTTAACATAGAAAAGGATTTGTTGATTAACAGTTGTGTATTTGATTTAGGGCCTGCCGGAAAAAAATTATTGCTTACAGCGCATCATCTTGTGGTTGATGGGGTGTCGTGGAGAATTATTCTAGAAGATCTAGAGAATCTATTAAGAGCTAAAGAAGGTAATATTAACTTTGAGTTCCCGCAAAAGACATGCTCTTATAAGAAATGGTCCGAGGCTCTAATCCAATTTAGTGAAAGTGAAGCAGTTCAGGAAACAGAATACTGGAATAGTATTTTAGAGAAGAATTTTTCATTTCCCACGGATAATATTACTGCTGTGGCTTATCAAGGAGAATGCATTGCTTTATCTGATGTAATATCCGAGAAGGATACAAAGCTGTTACTTTCAAAAGCCAACCGAGCTTATAATACCGAAACAAAAGACTTATTAATAACGGCCCTTTCATTAGCTATAAATAAATATACAGGGAAGAACAGTATTGTTATTGAGGTTGAAGGACATGGCCGTGAAGAAATATTTGATGAAGTAGACATTACCCGAACTGTGGGATGGTTTACTAGTATTTATCCTATTGCTTTTGAAATCAATGGAGAAGAACTTCCACAAACCATTAAAAACGTTAAGGAACAGCTAAGAAAGGTACCCAACAAAGGTATAGGGTTTGGAGTATTAAAATATATGTCTCCACAGATACAAAGTAATGGTAAAAGGTTTATAAGATTTAATTATTTAGGTGATATGACGGGAATATCGGAAACAGAATACTTTAGTATATCAAATGGACATATAAGTATTGATACAGCCACTGAAAATCAATTTACATGTTTAGTGGAAATAAACGCTATGGTAATTGACAACTGCTTAAAAGTAACATTTATATATAACAAAGAAGAATTTAAAAAGGATAGTATAAAGAGATTCGCAGAACTTTATATGGATAGCATAACTAAAATAATTGAGCATTGTTCAAGTAAAGAAAGTGTAAGTTTTACGCCATCAGATTTTGAGACTATAGACTTGTTACAAGATGAGCTGGATTTATTATTTTTATAA
- a CDS encoding glycosyltransferase family 9 protein: MLNINDNEEPILRRGLIKKYFRLKHRVILLTFPIDKYNDVINILRKYSELFIFLEIGDISTLMAQKDINIITLSENSTKNDILNIVDNLFNCDDFDGDSYNIATQNNEPVYAVMFEVSNTYENILKEIGFEYMLQSLPKTFYVKGIKWIDNCLCQFEFTNIKSYKNLQTNKKPVAIIMNESPGSGDFYLIYPYIDEFIKRQKELGNDVHILTVKDSGLYISLNMYDKGYKVFGCQIAYINARFYEIVMKSGYYADCYCISMNPFKFPGKFMHITDIWAIELGIKEDFDYFGAVERDSLLVKCLSNIENKELIDKITEDKRPIVGVQLHTMSEGMDEGKNWTYKSIIEFADMARNNGITLINLSPNPYGEITGMIDASFLKKNEVFYLISKLDAVVGVDSFCGHMAALLGIPNITIWVKQYPDILNPYDQYYILRSFRPLRMNYSICTRTLKPENIKPELVFRRLQEVLSGDITLSKNRISAEETSAGVFVEMLDLE; encoded by the coding sequence ATGCTAAACATAAATGATAATGAAGAACCTATATTAAGAAGGGGACTAATTAAAAAATATTTTAGATTAAAACATAGAGTGATTTTATTAACTTTTCCTATAGATAAGTACAATGATGTTATTAATATTTTGAGAAAATATAGTGAACTATTTATTTTCCTTGAAATAGGTGATATTAGTACATTAATGGCTCAAAAAGATATAAATATAATTACTCTATCTGAAAATTCAACAAAAAACGATATATTAAACATTGTTGACAACCTATTCAATTGTGATGATTTTGATGGCGATTCTTATAATATCGCAACTCAAAATAATGAACCTGTGTATGCTGTCATGTTCGAAGTAAGCAATACATACGAGAATATTCTTAAGGAAATCGGTTTTGAATACATGCTGCAAAGCCTTCCGAAAACTTTTTATGTTAAGGGTATTAAATGGATTGACAACTGCTTATGTCAATTTGAATTTACAAATATAAAAAGTTATAAGAATCTACAAACTAATAAAAAACCTGTGGCAATAATTATGAATGAAAGTCCCGGAAGCGGAGATTTTTATTTAATATATCCATATATTGATGAGTTTATAAAAAGACAAAAGGAATTAGGAAATGATGTACATATATTGACTGTCAAGGACTCTGGGTTATATATTTCACTAAATATGTATGATAAGGGCTATAAAGTTTTTGGCTGTCAGATTGCTTATATAAACGCAAGATTTTATGAAATAGTAATGAAGTCAGGGTATTATGCGGATTGTTACTGTATTTCAATGAACCCATTCAAGTTTCCCGGTAAGTTTATGCATATAACTGATATATGGGCTATAGAACTTGGGATTAAAGAAGACTTTGATTACTTTGGAGCTGTGGAGAGAGACTCGTTGCTTGTTAAATGTTTATCAAATATAGAAAATAAAGAACTTATAGATAAAATTACCGAGGACAAGAGGCCTATAGTGGGAGTTCAATTACATACCATGTCGGAGGGAATGGACGAAGGGAAAAATTGGACATATAAAAGTATAATAGAATTTGCTGATATGGCGAGAAATAATGGTATTACTCTAATAAATCTTAGCCCAAATCCATATGGAGAAATTACAGGAATGATAGACGCAAGTTTTCTAAAGAAGAATGAGGTATTTTATTTAATATCAAAGCTTGACGCGGTAGTAGGTGTAGATAGTTTTTGCGGACATATGGCTGCTCTGTTGGGTATACCCAATATTACTATCTGGGTAAAGCAGTATCCCGATATTTTAAACCCCTATGACCAATATTATATTCTAAGAAGTTTCAGGCCACTTAGGATGAACTATAGCATTTGCACAAGAACCTTAAAACCTGAAAATATAAAGCCGGAACTTGTTTTTAGACGATTACAGGAAGTATTATCCGGGGATATAACTCTTAGTAAAAATAGAATATCTGCTGAAGAAACTTCAGCAGGCGTGTTTGTAGAAATGCTAGACTTAGAATAA
- a CDS encoding asparagine synthase-related protein: MCSFILTTKDIINNKKVNRFSAKRGPDHTEEVKFDRYTIIHNLLSITGTFVKQPFIEGDIAAFYNGEIYNYKDYGKFSSDGECLIELYKEYGKDFFRKLDGEFAICIVDLVNQRIVFSTDIFKTKPLWFSLDGNDIGVSSYKSDLEYLGHSDIVKAKPNTIYNYDLKTFKLKEEVLYEFELTQYKDSFDDWIRAFEASIRKRTANTDEKFFIGLSSGYDSGAIFNELLKNRVDFAAYSIVGEENEALLLERHKMHNNTVVLDNSKDNLNVIIRYIARNCEKYKHPYYDMLQDESSWGLGLLCMQAIKDGRKVFLSGSGADEIISDYGFRGVKLNNNSQFGGLFPQDLSAIFPWDNFYYGSQECYLAREEYICGAYGLEARYPFLDKAVVQEFIWLKPALKNKDYKAPIKEYFDRVNFPYVEEKIGFFFLKHDFDVNSIDPLNLKK; this comes from the coding sequence ATGTGTAGTTTTATATTAACAACTAAAGATATTATAAATAATAAAAAAGTAAATCGCTTTTCAGCTAAAAGAGGACCAGATCATACTGAAGAGGTAAAATTTGATAGGTATACCATTATTCATAATCTTCTGAGTATAACTGGAACATTTGTTAAACAGCCTTTCATAGAGGGCGATATTGCAGCTTTTTACAATGGGGAAATATATAATTATAAGGATTATGGTAAATTTTCCAGCGATGGAGAATGTCTTATAGAACTATATAAAGAGTATGGAAAAGATTTTTTTCGTAAACTGGATGGAGAGTTCGCAATTTGCATAGTAGATCTTGTAAATCAACGTATTGTGTTTAGTACAGATATTTTTAAAACAAAACCGCTCTGGTTTAGTTTGGATGGTAATGATATAGGAGTAAGCTCATATAAAAGTGATCTAGAGTATTTGGGACATTCAGATATCGTTAAAGCAAAGCCTAATACAATATATAATTATGATTTAAAAACCTTCAAACTAAAAGAGGAAGTTCTATATGAATTTGAACTCACGCAATATAAGGATTCCTTTGACGATTGGATTCGGGCTTTTGAAGCCTCAATAAGAAAGCGTACAGCGAATACCGATGAAAAGTTTTTTATAGGACTCAGTAGCGGGTATGATAGTGGAGCCATCTTCAACGAATTGCTAAAAAATCGGGTGGATTTTGCTGCTTATTCAATAGTTGGAGAAGAGAATGAGGCATTACTGTTAGAACGCCACAAAATGCATAATAATACTGTTGTTTTAGATAATAGCAAAGATAATCTCAACGTAATTATAAGGTACATTGCAAGGAACTGCGAAAAGTACAAACATCCGTATTATGATATGTTGCAAGATGAATCCAGCTGGGGGTTGGGACTACTATGCATGCAAGCTATTAAAGATGGAAGAAAGGTATTTTTATCAGGTTCAGGGGCAGATGAGATAATTTCTGATTATGGTTTTAGAGGGGTTAAATTGAATAATAACAGTCAATTCGGTGGACTTTTTCCCCAGGATTTATCTGCAATTTTTCCCTGGGATAATTTTTACTACGGAAGTCAGGAATGTTATCTTGCCAGAGAAGAGTATATTTGCGGCGCTTATGGCCTTGAGGCACGATATCCGTTTCTTGATAAAGCTGTTGTACAAGAATTTATATGGCTGAAGCCTGCTCTTAAAAACAAAGATTACAAAGCACCAATAAAAGAATACTTTGATAGAGTTAATTTTCCATATGTTGAGGAAAAAATAGGCTTCTTCTTTTTAAAACATGACTTTGATGTAAATAGTATTGACCCGTTAAATTTGAAAAAATAG
- a CDS encoding B12-binding domain-containing radical SAM protein: protein MNILFIVSETLKKRLGGTNPLKPLRNQEEIHYGVSYISAMLKKHGYNTDVFVVTRYTKNAEIDKAINQFKPQLIGFSAVFREFESIAKIAKYINETHPSILLLAGGAHPTLEPQEAINASFDIVCIGEGEYPILELVQQLESGQTPTKIHNLWIKKTDGTIEKNPTRQFVQNLDELPYPDRDIWQKWIKNKKSIHNVIIGRGCPFNCTYCCNHVLRQVAEGKYVRFRSPQNVIGEIKEIIEKFPDTDTIFLEAEALNLNQEYLYDFCDQLAQFNKTLKKPISYGANIRLIANFDAEKTMRYFTKANIVIVNIGLESGSERVRRDILKRGEYTNDDVRRAVRAAKKYHRHTMLFVLLGIPSETYQEFEETLEITKECRPSFIHLGIFTPYPGTVLYDYCVENNYISKDTYHEKGRSVASLDMEGFSKKQVQKEYYNFFANVYAKSKFQHIRIKLSSYLILKWNLSFVFERTLKYIRSI from the coding sequence ATGAATATTTTATTTATTGTTTCTGAAACATTAAAAAAACGTCTTGGGGGAACAAATCCCTTGAAGCCTTTAAGAAACCAGGAAGAAATTCATTATGGAGTTTCATACATATCTGCCATGTTAAAAAAGCATGGTTATAATACAGATGTGTTTGTAGTTACAAGATATACAAAAAATGCAGAAATTGATAAAGCTATAAATCAATTTAAACCGCAGTTAATTGGTTTCTCAGCAGTTTTTAGAGAATTTGAAAGTATAGCTAAAATAGCTAAATATATAAATGAAACACATCCTTCAATATTACTGCTTGCCGGTGGAGCTCACCCAACTTTAGAACCCCAAGAAGCAATAAATGCGAGCTTCGACATAGTATGCATAGGAGAAGGAGAATATCCTATATTGGAGTTGGTTCAACAGCTTGAAAGTGGACAAACTCCCACAAAAATCCATAATTTATGGATAAAAAAAACAGATGGGACTATTGAAAAAAACCCAACGAGACAGTTCGTACAAAACCTGGATGAACTTCCATATCCAGATAGAGACATTTGGCAAAAGTGGATAAAGAATAAAAAGAGTATTCATAATGTCATAATAGGAAGGGGTTGCCCATTTAACTGTACATATTGTTGTAACCATGTATTAAGGCAAGTTGCTGAAGGTAAATATGTAAGGTTTCGCTCCCCTCAAAATGTAATAGGTGAGATTAAAGAGATTATTGAAAAATTTCCGGATACCGATACCATCTTTTTAGAAGCTGAAGCTCTTAATTTAAACCAAGAATATTTGTATGACTTTTGCGACCAGCTTGCTCAATTTAATAAAACTCTTAAAAAACCAATATCATATGGAGCTAATATACGATTGATTGCTAACTTTGACGCAGAGAAAACAATGCGGTATTTTACAAAGGCAAATATAGTAATCGTAAATATCGGCTTGGAATCAGGCAGTGAAAGGGTACGAAGAGATATATTAAAAAGAGGAGAATACACTAATGATGATGTTAGGCGTGCCGTACGTGCAGCAAAAAAATATCACAGGCATACTATGTTATTTGTACTGTTAGGCATTCCTAGTGAAACATATCAAGAATTCGAAGAAACACTTGAAATTACAAAAGAGTGTCGTCCAAGTTTTATTCACTTAGGTATTTTTACACCTTATCCCGGAACAGTATTATACGACTATTGTGTTGAAAACAATTATATATCTAAGGACACTTATCACGAAAAGGGACGAAGTGTTGCTTCCCTTGATATGGAAGGATTTTCTAAGAAGCAGGTTCAAAAGGAGTATTACAACTTCTTTGCTAATGTATATGCAAAAAGTAAGTTTCAGCACATTAGGATAAAGTTATCTTCATATTTGATTTTGAAGTGGAATTTATCTTTTGTTTTCGAGCGTACCTTGAAGTATATTCGTTCAATTTAA
- a CDS encoding radical SAM protein — MSESVAYKCYKVLELKSASLEVTQKCNSKCISCKIWELPDCLLTKKETNLNEINFEDHIRIVKELKELGCQEIELHGGEPTLYANLPELIKYCSSLNIFTYFFTNGLSMTPDLAKSIIDAGISRINFSLDGPKECHNFMRGREDAFDKQIYAIECVTKADHSNRVLKNIGTMVSDYNLHRIDEVLDIAAYYKIDGVTFTFHSVIDEENVEETNSIFGEKVASYRTVLSKDLLPKNIAMLEEKRQQIKEKARKLGVKVVRTRFTTVSPETISKGVKRDKGVCGAFYHNCSIDAFGNVIPCEMLRFTLGNVRDMTLKEIYKSGRFEEFTKKYCENYDNMKICDYCGDSL, encoded by the coding sequence ATGAGCGAAAGTGTTGCTTATAAATGCTATAAAGTTCTTGAATTAAAGTCGGCAAGCTTGGAAGTTACTCAAAAATGTAATTCCAAATGCATTAGTTGTAAAATATGGGAGTTACCAGATTGTCTTTTAACAAAAAAAGAAACAAACTTAAATGAGATTAATTTTGAGGACCATATTAGAATTGTTAAAGAATTAAAAGAACTTGGTTGTCAGGAGATTGAACTCCACGGGGGTGAACCAACGTTATATGCAAATTTGCCGGAGCTAATTAAATATTGTTCATCTCTGAATATTTTTACATATTTTTTTACAAATGGATTATCAATGACACCTGATTTGGCGAAGTCTATCATAGATGCTGGAATTAGCAGAATCAATTTTTCTCTAGATGGCCCTAAAGAATGCCATAATTTTATGCGGGGAAGAGAAGATGCTTTTGACAAGCAAATTTATGCTATCGAGTGTGTGACAAAGGCAGACCATTCTAACAGGGTTTTGAAAAATATAGGTACTATGGTGTCAGATTATAATCTCCATAGAATCGATGAGGTGCTAGATATAGCAGCTTACTATAAAATCGATGGTGTAACTTTTACATTTCATTCTGTCATTGACGAAGAAAATGTAGAAGAAACCAATAGTATATTTGGCGAAAAAGTTGCTTCTTATCGTACAGTTCTTTCAAAAGATTTACTCCCCAAAAATATTGCAATGCTAGAAGAGAAAAGACAACAAATAAAAGAAAAGGCAAGGAAACTTGGTGTAAAAGTTGTTCGTACTAGGTTTACTACAGTTTCTCCAGAAACTATTTCAAAGGGTGTGAAACGTGATAAGGGAGTATGTGGAGCATTTTACCACAACTGTAGTATTGACGCTTTTGGTAATGTAATTCCATGTGAAATGTTAAGGTTCACACTGGGTAATGTTAGAGATATGACATTAAAAGAAATATATAAATCTGGTAGGTTTGAAGAATTTACTAAAAAGTATTGTGAGAATTATGATAACATGAAAATTTGTGATTATTGTGGGGATTCTCTATGA
- a CDS encoding U32 family peptidase, which translates to MKIVAPLSNTDSYEKLVEAGADEFFCGYVPIQWLEKHTNIVPFNRRESLLGYHNITEKGSMKILGRMVEKYKVPIKITFNSHYYVRSLYPILMDVVKDLMDMGFDTFIIADIAFIIYLREKGIDCNIHISGEMEVYNSNAVKFLNQFDISRVVFPRKVTLKNIKDLISNSKLNTMEYEAFILNAMCLYSGAFCNGIHSDELPFICEIPFQVKRFKGGSNKFRTAEKALNKMVNLQNYSQQNKQNPQIGQGNFSYTLASSGCGLCRIKELMDIGVTHLKVVGRGCILETLIKDIQYTNKAINIANEPLTSEEYISKIRSEFFNNMCTYLCYYPTGLSKS; encoded by the coding sequence ATGAAAATTGTTGCCCCATTATCTAATACAGATTCCTATGAGAAACTTGTAGAAGCGGGAGCGGATGAGTTTTTTTGCGGGTATGTACCAATACAATGGCTAGAGAAACATACAAATATTGTACCGTTTAATAGGCGGGAATCTTTATTGGGATATCATAATATTACTGAAAAAGGTTCCATGAAGATCCTAGGCAGAATGGTAGAGAAGTATAAAGTTCCTATAAAAATAACATTTAACTCTCACTATTATGTAAGAAGTCTCTATCCCATACTAATGGATGTAGTAAAAGATTTAATGGATATGGGTTTTGACACATTTATTATAGCTGACATTGCATTTATTATTTACCTAAGAGAAAAAGGAATAGATTGTAATATACATATTAGCGGGGAAATGGAGGTATATAACAGTAATGCCGTAAAGTTTCTCAATCAGTTTGATATATCTAGAGTGGTTTTCCCACGGAAAGTTACTTTGAAAAATATTAAGGATTTGATTAGTAATAGTAAATTAAATACTATGGAATATGAAGCGTTTATATTAAATGCAATGTGTCTCTACTCAGGTGCTTTTTGTAATGGTATTCACAGTGATGAGCTACCTTTTATATGTGAAATTCCTTTTCAAGTGAAAAGGTTTAAAGGGGGTAGTAATAAGTTTAGAACCGCTGAAAAAGCATTAAACAAAATGGTAAATCTACAAAATTATTCACAACAGAACAAGCAAAATCCCCAAATTGGGCAAGGAAACTTTTCCTATACTCTGGCATCTTCAGGATGTGGGTTGTGTAGAATAAAGGAGCTGATGGACATAGGAGTTACACATTTGAAAGTGGTAGGAAGAGGTTGCATACTGGAAACTCTTATCAAAGATATACAATATACTAATAAAGCTATTAATATTGCTAATGAGCCGTTAACCTCTGAAGAGTATATAAGTAAAATAAGATCTGAATTTTTTAACAATATGTGTACATATCTTTGTTACTATCCGACAGGGTTATCTAAATCTTAA